A genomic region of Streptomyces sp. R33 contains the following coding sequences:
- a CDS encoding FadR/GntR family transcriptional regulator, with product MLFTKDLKGRRGKADKGFVSTLAHTMMTAARHADSGLAGPGELDRYPYAEASGADRVGAPHWDGADVELSRVGRRAAGSRGRGLHGQLVQQLGQMIVSGDLGADRPLVPEEIGQRFEVSRTVVRESLRVLEAKGLVSARPNVGTRVRPVADWNLLDPDIIEWRAFGPQRDDQRRELNELRWTIEPLAARLAAGHGRPDIQQRLADMVEIMGHALGQGDAITFARADNEFHALLIQVAGNRMLEHLSGIVSAALQVSGSPVTACDRPGEACVAHHARIVEALAAGDATGAENAMRQLLMVHPEVERVVPAPREH from the coding sequence GTGCTTTTCACCAAAGACCTCAAGGGTCGTCGAGGCAAGGCCGACAAAGGATTCGTGAGTACCCTTGCGCACACCATGATGACCGCCGCCCGCCATGCCGACTCCGGCCTCGCCGGCCCGGGCGAACTCGACCGCTACCCCTACGCGGAAGCCTCCGGGGCCGACCGCGTCGGAGCGCCCCACTGGGACGGCGCCGACGTCGAGTTGAGCCGGGTCGGCCGCCGCGCGGCAGGCAGCCGCGGCCGCGGACTGCACGGCCAACTCGTCCAGCAGCTCGGCCAGATGATCGTCTCCGGCGACCTCGGCGCAGACCGCCCGCTGGTTCCCGAGGAGATCGGCCAGCGCTTCGAGGTCTCCCGCACCGTCGTCCGCGAATCGCTGCGCGTGCTGGAGGCCAAGGGCCTCGTCAGCGCCCGCCCCAACGTCGGCACCCGCGTCCGCCCCGTCGCCGACTGGAACCTGCTCGACCCCGACATCATCGAATGGCGCGCGTTCGGCCCCCAGCGCGACGACCAGCGCCGCGAGCTCAACGAGCTCCGCTGGACCATCGAACCGCTCGCCGCCCGCCTCGCCGCCGGCCACGGCCGCCCGGACATCCAGCAGCGCCTCGCCGACATGGTCGAGATCATGGGCCACGCCCTCGGCCAGGGCGACGCGATCACCTTCGCGCGCGCCGACAACGAGTTCCACGCGCTCCTGATCCAGGTAGCGGGCAACCGCATGCTGGAGCACCTGTCCGGCATCGTCTCCGCCGCGCTCCAGGTCTCGGGAAGCCCCGTCACGGCCTGCGACCGGCCCGGCGAGGCCTGCGTCGCGCACCACGCGCGGATCGTCGAGGCCCTCGCCGCCGGGGACGCGACGGGTGCCGAGAACGCCATGCGCCAGCTCCTGATGGTGCACCCGGAGGTCGAGCGCGTGGTCCCCGCCCCGCGCGAGCACTGA
- a CDS encoding glycogen debranching N-terminal domain-containing protein: MAHPVPPARRTELPPVHGAVICVAAPCLVISPEHGQLTGRGIDGIYRSGRRLLSRCVLRVGGRDPVAVQGRSLGSDRAAFTATVRTGAEAGPDPDIGVERVRHADGTERITLRSFTARPMRLPVEVALGTDLAELAEVAAGRTGPELPAGVHAAGLRWSTGEAQAVTAAEPAPDDALASAGLLRWQLELGPGESRTIELRTTQDRTTRAPAGQVANPLADARAEGDDPRVEAWFRTSVEDLGALLMRDREEPADAFAAAGVPWRLGLAPAESLWAARMALPLGTGLAAATLRTLARTQTGGRGPDTGKIPGPLRGAGPQLPPGCTGTEATLAFPAVLAEARRWGLPEEVVARLLPAAERCLDWLRGALGQDGFLADPDPGPRRCETQAHAHRAALLGADLLAGCGRPGAEEWRERAAALRERFREAFWIDGPDGGRPAAALHPDGRPLPRLTGAAAHLLDTGLLGGGRLAPGLLDRVRTEQLARLLGAPAMDSGWGLRSMAFREPGHNPFGHRSGAVRAYESAVALAGLAQAGFEKEAAGLLRGLLDAAESFGYRLPEMYAAEQRTMGSAPLPHPAACRPAAVAAAAGVHALTALAGIRPDAPAGTVALVPLPGAPLGALRFSNLQISGEPFAVRISRLGLAMVEEAADALQLGGQGCPADHGRARV; this comes from the coding sequence ATGGCCCACCCCGTACCGCCCGCCCGCAGGACCGAGTTGCCGCCCGTGCACGGCGCCGTCATCTGCGTCGCCGCGCCCTGCCTGGTCATCTCGCCGGAACACGGCCAGCTGACCGGGCGGGGGATCGACGGGATCTACCGCTCCGGGCGGCGGCTGCTGTCCCGCTGCGTGCTCCGGGTCGGCGGCCGGGACCCGGTCGCCGTCCAGGGGCGCAGCCTCGGATCCGACCGGGCCGCCTTCACCGCGACCGTCCGTACCGGGGCCGAAGCGGGCCCCGACCCCGACATCGGCGTGGAACGGGTCCGGCACGCGGACGGCACCGAGCGGATCACCCTGCGCAGTTTCACGGCACGGCCGATGCGCCTCCCGGTGGAGGTGGCACTCGGCACCGACCTGGCGGAGCTGGCCGAAGTGGCCGCCGGCCGGACCGGGCCCGAACTGCCGGCCGGCGTGCATGCCGCCGGCCTGCGCTGGAGCACCGGGGAGGCGCAGGCCGTCACCGCGGCCGAGCCGGCCCCGGACGACGCCCTCGCCTCGGCGGGACTGCTGCGCTGGCAGCTCGAGCTGGGGCCGGGGGAGTCCCGCACCATCGAGCTGCGGACCACGCAGGACCGCACGACGCGGGCCCCGGCCGGGCAGGTGGCCAATCCGCTGGCCGACGCCCGGGCCGAGGGCGACGACCCGCGGGTCGAGGCATGGTTCCGCACCAGCGTCGAGGACCTCGGCGCGCTGCTGATGCGGGACCGTGAGGAGCCGGCCGACGCGTTCGCCGCGGCCGGGGTTCCGTGGCGGCTCGGACTGGCCCCTGCGGAGTCGCTCTGGGCCGCCCGGATGGCGCTGCCGCTCGGGACCGGGCTCGCCGCGGCCACCCTGCGCACCCTCGCCCGGACCCAGACCGGCGGCCGCGGCCCCGACACCGGCAAGATCCCGGGACCGCTGCGCGGGGCGGGTCCGCAGCTGCCGCCGGGGTGCACCGGCACCGAGGCGACCCTCGCCTTCCCGGCGGTGCTGGCCGAGGCCCGGCGCTGGGGGTTGCCCGAGGAGGTGGTGGCCCGGCTCCTCCCGGCGGCCGAGCGGTGCCTGGACTGGCTGCGCGGCGCCCTGGGCCAGGACGGGTTCCTGGCCGATCCCGACCCCGGTCCGCGCCGCTGCGAGACCCAGGCGCACGCCCACCGGGCCGCGCTGCTCGGGGCCGATCTGCTCGCCGGATGCGGGCGGCCCGGCGCCGAGGAGTGGCGGGAACGGGCGGCCGCGCTACGGGAGCGGTTCCGGGAGGCGTTCTGGATCGACGGCCCGGACGGCGGCCGGCCCGCGGCGGCCCTGCACCCCGACGGGCGGCCGCTGCCCCGGCTGACGGGGGCCGCCGCCCACCTCCTGGACACCGGCCTGCTGGGCGGCGGCCGGCTCGCCCCGGGGCTGCTGGACCGGGTCCGCACCGAACAGCTCGCCCGCCTCCTCGGGGCCCCCGCCATGGATTCCGGATGGGGACTGCGCAGCATGGCGTTCCGGGAGCCGGGCCACAACCCCTTCGGCCACCGCTCGGGCGCGGTGCGGGCGTACGAGAGTGCCGTGGCGCTCGCCGGGCTGGCCCAGGCCGGCTTCGAGAAGGAGGCCGCCGGACTGCTGCGGGGCCTGCTGGACGCGGCGGAGAGCTTCGGGTACCGGCTGCCGGAGATGTACGCCGCCGAGCAGCGCACGATGGGCAGCGCACCGCTGCCGCACCCGGCGGCCTGCCGCCCCGCGGCGGTGGCCGCTGCCGCCGGGGTCCATGCCCTGACCGCCCTCGCCGGGATCCGTCCCGACGCCCCCGCGGGCACGGTCGCCCTCGTCCCGCTGCCCGGGGCTCCCCTCGGCGCCCTCCGGTTCTCCAACCTGCAGATCTCGGGGGAACCGTTCGCCGTCCGGATCAGCCGGCTGGGCCTTGCCATGGTGGAGGAGGCAGCCGATGCGCTCCAACTGGGCGGTCAGGGGTGTCCGGCGGATCATGGCCGGGCCCGGGTCTGA
- a CDS encoding NUDIX domain-containing protein, with translation MSPYDPSAYPPFAVTVDLVVLTVRRHALCALVVRRGEQPFQGRWALPGGFVRGDEDLAAAAARELSEETGLCAHDPAEPGAGNGAHLEQLATYGDPKRDPRMRVVSVAHLVLAPDLPAPRAGGDANSARWAPVDELLAVEDEAVSGLAFDHARILADGVERARSKIEYSSLATAFCPPAFTVGELRRVYEAVWGVALDPRNFHRKVTGTPGFLVPGGGTTTRQGGRPAQLFRAGGATLLNPPMLRPEV, from the coding sequence ATGTCGCCCTACGACCCGTCGGCCTATCCGCCCTTCGCTGTCACCGTCGACCTGGTCGTGCTCACCGTGCGGCGTCACGCGCTCTGTGCGCTGGTCGTCCGGCGGGGTGAGCAGCCGTTCCAGGGACGCTGGGCCCTGCCCGGCGGTTTCGTGCGCGGAGACGAGGACCTGGCCGCGGCCGCGGCCAGGGAGCTCTCCGAGGAAACCGGCCTGTGCGCCCACGATCCGGCCGAGCCGGGCGCGGGCAACGGGGCGCACCTCGAACAGCTGGCCACGTACGGGGATCCGAAGCGGGATCCGCGCATGCGTGTCGTCAGCGTGGCGCATCTGGTCCTGGCTCCGGACCTGCCCGCGCCCCGGGCCGGCGGCGACGCCAACAGCGCGCGCTGGGCCCCCGTCGACGAGCTCCTGGCCGTCGAGGACGAGGCGGTCTCGGGGCTGGCCTTCGATCACGCCCGGATCCTCGCCGACGGCGTGGAGCGGGCTCGCTCCAAGATCGAGTACTCCTCACTGGCCACGGCGTTCTGCCCGCCCGCGTTCACCGTCGGCGAGCTGCGCCGGGTCTACGAGGCCGTGTGGGGCGTCGCCCTCGACCCCCGCAACTTCCACCGCAAGGTCACCGGGACCCCCGGGTTCCTGGTGCCGGGCGGGGGGACGACGACCCGTCAGGGCGGTCGGCCCGCCCAGCTGTTCCGGGCCGGCGGGGCGACCCTGCTCAACCCGCCCATGCTGCGCCCGGAAGTCTGA
- a CDS encoding ATP-binding cassette domain-containing protein, translating into MLQAIGLTSTPRRDLPPLVDDLTFEARPGTVTALLGEPGSGKTTALRLMLELEPGRGVTYFRGRPLHRIPHPGREVGVMLGDVPGNPARTVRGQLRMLCAAAGVPASRADTMLEVVGIAGLRDQRLGSLSLGMDRRVALAAALLADPCTLLLDEPAAGLSPRERGWLHGLLRGHASLGGVVLFTTDDAKEAARSADRVVSIEAGRLVADQDASEFARTRLRPRVAVRSPHAARLADVLGREARDAQRAVEIVEESGSRLSVYGSSCAEVGEAAFRHGVLVHQLADETGDTGAPCPPVPPVPQARTEPGTDPASDAAPAEAGSLPSRSGSRSAARSGIPASAVRRVGGPLRPLRYELRRVFGTAMPVLTAAVVVAVSAVTALVLARAGGTPQNRLLAAWPELLPLPPAALGAGLLGALAFGEEYRYPVLAADRGTVPRRMGLLAAKLTVCAGLALVFGALAVTADAAALKLVFDRGPLRTPTEWVSPAASWAGLLIGCAWSGVLASGVFRSATAGLAAVLAVPVMVVPLVRKALDGPSAHQASGLAARLRGLTWAQWPPEADRLVLGALRVMAQPVGTALVLSLMVLLCAYGFTGLRSRVRW; encoded by the coding sequence ATGCTCCAGGCCATCGGACTCACCAGCACACCCCGTCGAGACCTTCCGCCCCTCGTGGACGACCTCACCTTCGAGGCCCGCCCGGGGACCGTGACCGCCCTCCTCGGCGAACCGGGATCGGGCAAGACCACCGCACTGCGGCTCATGCTCGAACTCGAACCGGGCCGCGGCGTCACCTACTTCCGCGGGCGCCCGCTGCACCGGATTCCGCATCCCGGCCGTGAAGTCGGCGTGATGCTCGGCGACGTCCCCGGCAACCCGGCGCGCACCGTCCGGGGGCAGTTGCGGATGCTGTGCGCCGCCGCCGGGGTGCCGGCCTCCCGGGCCGACACCATGCTGGAGGTCGTCGGCATCGCGGGCCTGCGGGACCAGCGGCTCGGCTCGCTCTCGCTCGGCATGGACCGCCGGGTGGCGCTGGCCGCGGCGCTGCTCGCCGATCCGTGCACGCTGCTGCTCGACGAGCCCGCCGCCGGACTCTCGCCCCGCGAACGCGGCTGGCTGCACGGGCTGCTGCGCGGTCACGCCTCCCTCGGCGGCGTGGTGCTCTTCACCACCGACGACGCGAAGGAGGCCGCCCGCAGCGCGGACCGGGTCGTGAGCATCGAGGCGGGCCGGCTCGTCGCCGACCAGGACGCGTCCGAGTTCGCCCGTACCCGGCTGCGGCCGCGGGTCGCCGTGCGCAGCCCGCACGCCGCCCGGCTGGCCGACGTACTCGGTCGGGAGGCCCGGGACGCCCAGCGTGCGGTGGAGATCGTCGAGGAGTCCGGCAGTCGCCTGTCGGTGTACGGCAGCAGCTGCGCGGAGGTCGGCGAAGCGGCGTTCCGGCACGGCGTGCTGGTCCACCAGCTCGCCGACGAGACCGGGGACACCGGCGCACCCTGCCCGCCCGTACCGCCGGTGCCCCAGGCGCGCACCGAGCCCGGCACGGACCCTGCGAGCGACGCCGCTCCGGCCGAAGCCGGGTCCCTGCCCTCCCGAAGCGGCAGCCGGTCGGCTGCCCGCAGCGGGATCCCGGCCTCGGCGGTACGCCGGGTCGGCGGGCCGCTGCGGCCGCTGCGCTACGAGCTGCGCCGGGTCTTCGGTACCGCCATGCCCGTCCTCACCGCGGCCGTCGTCGTCGCCGTCTCCGCCGTCACCGCCCTGGTGCTGGCGCGGGCCGGCGGCACCCCGCAGAACCGGCTGCTCGCCGCCTGGCCGGAGCTGTTGCCCCTGCCCCCCGCCGCCCTCGGCGCGGGACTGCTCGGCGCCCTGGCCTTCGGCGAGGAGTACCGCTACCCCGTGCTCGCCGCCGACCGCGGCACCGTGCCGCGCCGGATGGGCCTGCTCGCCGCCAAACTGACCGTCTGTGCGGGCCTCGCCCTGGTGTTCGGGGCGCTCGCGGTCACCGCCGACGCCGCCGCCCTGAAGCTCGTCTTCGACCGCGGCCCGCTGCGCACCCCCACCGAATGGGTCTCCCCGGCGGCGAGTTGGGCCGGACTGCTCATCGGCTGCGCCTGGTCCGGCGTGCTGGCCTCCGGCGTCTTCCGGTCGGCCACCGCGGGCCTTGCGGCCGTGCTCGCCGTACCGGTCATGGTCGTTCCGCTCGTCCGCAAGGCGCTGGACGGCCCCTCCGCGCACCAGGCGAGCGGACTCGCGGCCCGGCTGCGCGGGCTGACCTGGGCGCAGTGGCCCCCGGAGGCGGACCGCCTGGTCCTGGGGGCCCTGCGGGTGATGGCCCAACCCGTCGGCACCGCGCTGGTGTTGTCGCTGATGGTCCTGTTGTGCGCCTATGGGTTCACAGGACTGCGTAGCCGCGTCCGTTGGTAA
- a CDS encoding RNA polymerase sigma factor yields MSASTSRTLPPEIADSESVMALIERGKAEGQIAGDDVRRAFEADQIPATQWKNVLRSLNQILEEEGVTLMVSAAESPKRTTRKSVAAKTPAKRTATKTVAAKTTAARTVAAEAPAAETVDPEPVDALAEEPGTEPAAKKTTAKKTAAKKAAPAKKTAAKKTAAKKTAAKKDADEAGEEEPVEEGPGAVKAEAEEEEDGGESKGFVISDDEDDAPAQQVAVAGATADPVKDYLKQIGKVPLLNAEQEVELAKRIEAGLFAEDKLANSDKLAPKLKRELEIIAEDGRRAKNHLLEANLRLVVSLAKRYTGRGMLFLDLIQEGNLGLIRAVEKFDYTKGYKFSTYATWWIRQAITRAMADQARTIRIPVHMVEVINKLARVQRQMLQDLGREPTPEELAKELDMTPEKVIEVQKYGREPISLHTPLGEDGDSEFGDLIEDSEAVVPADAVSFTLLQEQLHSVLDTLSEREAGVVSMRFGLTDGQPKTLDEIGKVYGVTRERIRQIESKTMSKLRHPSRSQVLRDYLD; encoded by the coding sequence GTGTCGGCCAGCACATCCCGTACGCTCCCGCCGGAGATCGCCGATTCCGAGTCTGTGATGGCGCTCATCGAGCGGGGCAAGGCCGAGGGGCAGATCGCCGGCGATGACGTGCGTCGGGCCTTCGAGGCTGACCAGATTCCTGCGACCCAGTGGAAGAATGTTCTGCGCAGCCTCAACCAGATCCTCGAGGAAGAGGGTGTGACGCTGATGGTCAGTGCCGCGGAGTCGCCCAAGCGCACCACCCGCAAGAGCGTCGCAGCGAAGACCCCGGCCAAGCGGACGGCCACCAAGACCGTCGCGGCGAAGACGACGGCTGCGCGGACCGTCGCCGCCGAGGCACCGGCGGCCGAGACGGTGGACCCGGAGCCCGTGGACGCTCTCGCGGAGGAGCCCGGAACCGAGCCCGCCGCGAAGAAGACGACGGCGAAGAAGACCGCTGCCAAGAAGGCCGCGCCCGCCAAGAAGACCGCTGCCAAGAAGACGGCGGCGAAGAAGACCGCCGCCAAGAAGGACGCCGACGAGGCCGGCGAGGAGGAGCCCGTCGAGGAGGGCCCCGGCGCGGTCAAGGCGGAGGCCGAGGAGGAAGAGGACGGCGGCGAGAGCAAGGGCTTCGTCATCTCCGACGACGAGGACGACGCCCCGGCCCAGCAGGTCGCCGTGGCCGGCGCCACCGCCGACCCGGTCAAGGACTACCTCAAGCAGATCGGCAAGGTCCCCCTGCTCAACGCCGAGCAGGAGGTCGAGCTCGCCAAGCGGATCGAGGCGGGCCTGTTCGCCGAGGACAAGCTGGCCAACTCCGACAAGCTGGCGCCCAAGCTCAAGCGCGAGCTGGAGATCATCGCCGAGGACGGCCGCCGCGCCAAGAACCACCTGCTGGAGGCCAACCTCCGCCTCGTGGTTTCGCTGGCCAAGCGCTACACCGGCCGCGGCATGCTCTTCCTGGACCTGATCCAGGAGGGCAACCTGGGTCTGATCCGTGCGGTCGAGAAGTTCGACTACACCAAGGGCTACAAGTTCTCCACGTACGCGACCTGGTGGATCCGCCAGGCGATCACGCGCGCCATGGCCGACCAGGCCCGCACCATCCGCATCCCGGTGCACATGGTCGAGGTCATCAACAAGCTCGCCCGCGTGCAGCGCCAGATGCTCCAGGACCTGGGCCGCGAGCCCACCCCGGAGGAGCTGGCCAAGGAACTCGACATGACCCCCGAGAAGGTCATCGAGGTCCAGAAGTACGGCCGCGAGCCGATCTCCCTGCACACGCCGCTCGGCGAGGACGGCGACAGCGAGTTCGGCGACCTCATCGAGGACTCCGAGGCGGTCGTCCCCGCGGACGCCGTGAGCTTCACGCTCCTGCAGGAGCAGCTGCACTCGGTGCTCGACACGCTGAGCGAGCGCGAGGCCGGCGTGGTCTCGATGCGCTTCGGCCTCACCGACGGACAGCCGAAGACCCTCGACGAGATCGGCAAGGTCTACGGCGTCACGCGCGAGCGGATCCGTCAGATCGAGTCCAAGACGATGTCGAAGCTGCGCCACCCGTCCCGCTCCCAGGTGCTGCGCGACTACCTGGACTGA
- a CDS encoding serine protease: MRRPFSRALAGALALVAGAAAAPLAQAPHAAADSVVIGGKPVKAADSPWVVALASRDRFGGTRGGQFCGGVIVGPTKVLTAAHCLGRQVLGGPIESVPDFRVITGRTQLRAAEGREIAVRSARVNPGYDTRSNAGDLAVLELEEAVPAHYVLPMAGDGHPGYEAGGEAAVYGWGDTSGFGDYAYALRAARVTVLADEVCRRAYPGDADGQYRPESMVCAGHRDGGRDACQGDSGGPLVAQGRLIGLVSWGRGCGRPDSPGVYTKIAPLTGFVTTSETAERQSTGQDVAWGGQRRSGHAARPVRGPVTGEPQGAPGTPGGRHRRARR, translated from the coding sequence ATGCGTCGTCCCTTTTCCCGTGCTCTGGCGGGCGCGCTGGCCCTGGTGGCGGGAGCGGCCGCCGCGCCGCTGGCCCAGGCACCGCACGCGGCTGCGGACAGTGTGGTGATCGGCGGGAAGCCGGTGAAGGCGGCCGACAGCCCGTGGGTGGTGGCCCTCGCCAGCCGTGACCGGTTCGGGGGTACGCGGGGCGGCCAGTTCTGCGGGGGCGTCATCGTGGGCCCGACGAAGGTGCTGACGGCGGCCCATTGCCTGGGCCGTCAGGTGCTGGGCGGCCCGATCGAGTCCGTCCCCGACTTCCGGGTGATCACCGGGCGTACGCAGCTGCGGGCTGCCGAGGGCCGGGAGATCGCGGTCCGCTCCGCCCGGGTGAACCCGGGCTACGACACGCGGAGCAACGCCGGCGACCTGGCCGTGCTGGAGCTCGAGGAGGCCGTACCCGCGCACTACGTGCTCCCCATGGCCGGGGACGGCCACCCCGGATACGAAGCGGGCGGCGAGGCGGCCGTCTACGGCTGGGGCGACACGAGCGGATTCGGTGACTATGCGTACGCACTGCGTGCCGCGCGGGTGACGGTCCTGGCGGACGAGGTCTGCCGGCGCGCCTACCCGGGGGACGCGGACGGGCAGTACCGGCCGGAATCCATGGTGTGCGCGGGGCACCGCGACGGCGGCAGGGACGCTTGCCAGGGGGACAGCGGCGGGCCGCTGGTGGCCCAGGGCCGGCTCATCGGGCTGGTGTCCTGGGGGCGGGGCTGCGGGCGCCCCGACAGTCCGGGGGTGTACACGAAGATCGCGCCGCTCACCGGCTTCGTGACGACCTCTGAGACGGCCGAGCGGCAAAGCACCGGCCAGGACGTCGCATGGGGTGGCCAAAGGCGCTCCGGACACGCTGCACGGCCTGTACGGGGGCCTGTGACGGGGGAGCCGCAGGGGGCACCGGGAACGCCTGGGGGACGGCACCGGCGCGCGAGGCGCTAG
- a CDS encoding DUF4192 domain-containing protein, producing the protein MTNDRESRTPSDRPSISPSGPALDPRITLRSPAELADALPYMLGFHPTDSLVMVTVHGEGGRFGGRLRVGIPSAPAEWEDTARQVADCLVRGSERRGDKPDGIVLFLCQDPAGGESGQRVMTRLRPLAQRIRLACGALDVPVMEALCISGGRYWSYCCPDERCCPAEGSPLAATGTSVMAATATFAGLQVRGSLREIEGRLAPLRGGVAVEMERALDRAAAALVPKILDGVTRQEVGAETVTLARTLMRRMTLAPPVEGGPGPDEWDDALLGHDEAATVILGLQDREIRDVAAEWMEGEEAAPALRLWRALARRCVGAYGEHAAAPLTLAGWVSWSTGDEPTARIALGLALRADAEYRFAQLLHHACNEGIDPEGLRSCLREERRRREPRRKRAVGTTRPPGRRAAQPRREPRRTAGSEQ; encoded by the coding sequence ATGACGAACGACCGCGAATCACGCACCCCGTCCGACCGGCCCTCCATCAGCCCGTCGGGACCCGCCCTCGACCCACGGATCACCCTGCGCAGCCCGGCCGAACTGGCCGACGCGCTGCCCTACATGCTCGGCTTCCACCCCACCGACTCCCTCGTCATGGTCACCGTGCACGGCGAGGGCGGCCGCTTCGGCGGACGGCTCCGCGTGGGCATTCCTTCGGCCCCCGCGGAATGGGAGGACACCGCCCGGCAGGTCGCCGACTGCCTCGTCCGGGGCAGCGAGCGGCGCGGCGACAAGCCCGACGGCATCGTCCTCTTCCTCTGCCAGGACCCGGCCGGCGGCGAGAGCGGCCAGCGGGTGATGACCCGGCTGCGGCCCCTGGCCCAACGCATCCGGCTGGCCTGCGGCGCGCTCGACGTACCCGTGATGGAGGCGCTCTGCATCTCCGGCGGCCGGTACTGGTCCTACTGCTGCCCCGACGAGCGGTGCTGCCCGGCCGAGGGCAGCCCGCTGGCCGCCACCGGCACCTCGGTGATGGCGGCGACGGCCACCTTCGCCGGACTCCAGGTCAGGGGTTCCCTCCGGGAGATCGAGGGCCGGCTGGCACCGCTGCGCGGCGGTGTGGCGGTGGAGATGGAGCGGGCCCTGGACCGGGCGGCCGCCGCCCTCGTGCCGAAGATCCTCGACGGGGTCACCCGGCAGGAGGTCGGCGCGGAGACCGTCACGCTGGCCCGCACCCTGATGCGGCGGATGACCCTCGCCCCGCCCGTCGAGGGTGGTCCCGGGCCCGACGAGTGGGACGACGCGCTGCTCGGCCACGACGAGGCCGCCACCGTGATCCTCGGCCTCCAGGACCGCGAGATCCGGGACGTCGCGGCCGAGTGGATGGAGGGCGAAGAGGCAGCCCCCGCCCTGCGGCTGTGGCGGGCGCTGGCCCGCCGCTGCGTCGGGGCCTACGGGGAGCACGCGGCGGCCCCGCTCACCCTCGCCGGGTGGGTCTCGTGGTCCACCGGCGACGAGCCGACCGCCCGGATCGCCCTCGGGCTGGCCCTGCGGGCCGATGCCGAGTACCGCTTCGCCCAGTTGCTCCACCACGCCTGCAACGAGGGCATCGACCCGGAGGGCCTGCGGTCCTGCCTGAGGGAGGAGCGGCGGCGCCGGGAACCCCGCCGCAAGCGTGCAGTGGGCACCACCCGCCCTCCGGGCCGCCGGGCGGCGCAGCCCCGCCGTGAGCCCCGCCGCACCGCAGGGAGCGAACAGTGA